One region of Miscanthus floridulus cultivar M001 chromosome 19, ASM1932011v1, whole genome shotgun sequence genomic DNA includes:
- the LOC136528141 gene encoding F-box/kelch-repeat protein At1g80440-like, with amino-acid sequence MGELIPGLPEEVARECLVRVGFDQLPVVRRISSQWKTEVESPDYHRQRRAEGLARPVLALVQAQPAAPMADDDAGPAVDKHSTAAGSGGPANSYRMVLLEPVEGRWAPLPPLPWPSESLPLFCQVAAVDGAGGQGRKRLVVVGGWHPETWAPTDAVFVYDFLTGAWRRGAPMPGPRRSFFACAAVGGAVYVAGGHDDEKNALRSAIAYDPDADAWAQLPDMAEERDEPRGLCIAAGGGGRFLVVGGYPTQAQGRFVGSAECFDPATSTWAPVDLMIEDGVCPRTCCAAPGAGSSERMYMLSRDGHLVARDGVAGAASAWRPVAQVPEDARTAATVSAIPDGRVVVIGAGCHGGDQTVYVLREEAGKGASWTRAAAPPEFSGHVQASCFLEI; translated from the coding sequence ATGGGCGAGCTGATCCCCGGGTTGCCGGAGGAGGTGGCGAGGGAGTGCCTCGTCCGAGTGGGCTTCGACCAGCTGCCGGTGGTCCGCCGCATCTCGAGCCAGTGGAAGACCGAGGTGGAGTCGCCGGACTACCACCGGCAGCGCCGGGCGGAGGGGCTGGCGCGCCCGGTGCTCGCGCTGGTCCAGGCGCAGCCGGCAGCGCCTATGGCTGACGATGACGCTGGTCCGGCGGTGGACAAGCACTCGACGGCGGCGGGCTCGGGAGGCCCCGCGAACTCGTACCGGATGGTGTTGCTGGAGCCGGTGGAGGGACGGTGGGCGCCGCTGCCGCCCCTGCCGTGGCCAAGCGAGAGCCTCCCCCTCTTCTGCCAGGTGGCCGCCGTGGACGGCGCCGGCGGGCAGGGGAGGAAGCGGCTGGTGGTGGTCGGCGGCTGGCACCCGGAGACGTGGGCGCCGACGGACGCGGTGTTCGTCTACGACTTCCTGACAGGCGCGTGGCGGCGCGGCGCGCCCATGCCGGGCCCGCGCCGGTCCTTCTTCGCCTGCGCGGCCGTCGGCGGCGCCGTGTACGTGGCCGGCGGCCACGACGACGAGAAGAACGCCCTGCGGTCGGCGATCGCCTACGACCCGGACGCCGACGCGTGGGCGCAGCTCCCGGACATGGCGGAGGAGCGCGACGAGCCGCGCGGGCTCTGCATCGCCGCCGGGGGAGGCGGCAGGTTCCTCGTCGTCGGCGGGTACCCGACGCAGGCGCAGGGCCGGTTCGTTGGCTCCGCGGAGTGCTTCGACCCGGCGACGTCCACCTGGGCGCCCGTCGACCTGATGATCGAGGACGGCGTGTGCCCGAGGACCTGCTGCGCCGCGCCAGGGGCAGGGTCGTCTGAGCGCATGTACATGCTGAGTCGCGATGGGCACCTCGTGGCGCGCGACGGCGTCGCCGGAGCGGCGTCGGCGTGGCGACCGGTGGCGCAGGTGCCCGAGGACGCGCGCACCGCGGCGACCGTCTCCGCCATCCCGGACGGCCGCGTCGTGGTCATCGGGGCCGGGTGCCACGGCGGGGATCAGACCGTGTACGTGCTCCGCGAGGAGGCCGGGAAAGGCGCGTCCTGGAcgcgcgccgccgcgccgccggagTTCTCCGGGCACGTGCAGGCCTCCTGCTTCCTTGAAATCTGA